The Syntrophorhabdaceae bacterium genome segment TGCAGCGCGATATGGTACCACGGCCCTCATCGATCGTGCAGCCGTGATCCTGCACGAGAATTCTCGACAGCTCCTCGTGATGGCGGGCAAAGGTCTCCCTGAGATTGAAAACCATTTTTGCCCGGTCCCTGAAGGGTACGTTTCTCCACTTCTTGAACGCCTCGTGAGCGGTAGCGATGGCCCGCTCCACCTCTTCCGATGAGGCGACCGGCGCTTCCGCTATGACTTCACCCGTCGCCGGATTTGTGGTCTCAAAATAGGCGCCCGACAGAGGCTCCTCCCATTTACCATTGATATACTGTTTCAGTTTCCCGTAATGCGCGCTTACCTCAGGCAATAAAGCCATCGAATCCTCCTTCTTTTATACGTTCCCGGGAGCCGGTCGCCCCTTAAATCCGCGAGCCCTGCATCGCTCCTCGTCAATCCCGCGTGAATTATAAATCAGAACGTGGGCGGCGTAATAACCCAAATCACCACTACGTCCTCTTTCCCGGTATTGCCCCAGTTATGGGGAATCTGGGAAGAAAAATAGAAACTCTCCTGGGCCCGCACCTTATGCACCCTTTCATCGAGGATAAGCTCAAGCTCGCCGCTTAGAATATAACCGAATTCCTCGCCTTCATGAGAGTAGAGGCCATGGGAGCCTCCACCAGGCCTGATGACCGTGAAAAAGGGCTGCATCTTCTTATTCGTCACGTTCTTTACGAGAGATTGAATATGGGCATCCCACCGTTTGAGTTGAATGTCCACCCGGTCTTTGGCGCCGGTCACAATGTCGTCATGGGCCACGTTTTCCATAAAAAAATCGGTGATATTGGCGTCGAGGGCCTTCGCGATCTTCTTGAGCATCGAAATCGAAGGGTCTGTTTTACCGCGCTCGAGCTGCGATATTAAGGAGGGGGTACATTCCACAAGGTCCGAAAGCTCCCTGATATTCAAGCTTCTCCTCACCCTGAGCTGTCTTACTTTTTGCCCTATATCCATGTATCTCCCGTTACTTACGGGGTAACCGTAAATATATGTTAAATTATTAAGTAGAATTTAATT includes the following:
- a CDS encoding cupin domain-containing protein; the encoded protein is MDIGQKVRQLRVRRSLNIRELSDLVECTPSLISQLERGKTDPSISMLKKIAKALDANITDFFMENVAHDDIVTGAKDRVDIQLKRWDAHIQSLVKNVTNKKMQPFFTVIRPGGGSHGLYSHEGEEFGYILSGELELILDERVHKVRAQESFYFSSQIPHNWGNTGKEDVVVIWVITPPTF